One stretch of Micromonospora echinospora DNA includes these proteins:
- a CDS encoding MFS transporter, producing the protein MNPRRELYTLVGADLLSNLGTRISVVAIPWLVLETTGSPTKMGLVAAAETLPYMLSSALATPWADRFGIRRTSVFVDAASAAAMAVVALAPWLGFGTLLVLVAVAGGLRGIGDRVKHVLFKPAAERAGVPLIRLTSAYDGLARGMTLFGAVLGGLLIDWVGLTQAIWIDAATFAVCALLIGVLVRPHAPAQPAPREPYLRALRGGFAYLRTDRTLMIMLLVVSVSNMFANASVAVWIPLWVNQVLGDPAGFGLLLGVFSAGALLGNVLFTMFGTRLPAGTTFALGLTLSGAPRLLALALSDDLVVVLVVTFLSGIGIAAVNPLLGASLYQRVPGELQTRVLGISGSVAFLGLPVGALLGGWSVALLDLTPALLVMSVVCLLLTVGPLLLTRASRRPEVKPATPTPV; encoded by the coding sequence ATGAACCCGCGCCGGGAGTTGTACACCCTGGTCGGCGCCGACCTGCTGTCCAACCTCGGCACCCGGATCTCCGTGGTGGCCATCCCCTGGCTGGTGCTGGAGACCACCGGCAGCCCCACCAAGATGGGACTCGTCGCGGCGGCGGAGACGCTGCCGTACATGCTCTCCAGCGCGCTGGCCACACCGTGGGCGGACCGCTTCGGCATCCGCCGTACCTCCGTGTTCGTGGACGCGGCGAGCGCCGCCGCGATGGCGGTGGTGGCGCTGGCGCCCTGGCTCGGGTTCGGCACGCTGCTGGTCCTGGTGGCGGTCGCCGGCGGGCTGCGCGGCATCGGCGACCGGGTCAAGCACGTGCTGTTCAAACCGGCCGCCGAGCGGGCCGGGGTGCCGCTGATCCGGCTCACCAGCGCCTACGACGGCCTGGCCCGGGGCATGACGCTGTTCGGCGCGGTGCTCGGCGGCCTGCTCATCGACTGGGTCGGGCTGACCCAGGCCATCTGGATCGACGCGGCCACGTTCGCGGTCTGCGCGCTGCTGATCGGCGTGCTGGTGCGCCCGCACGCGCCGGCGCAGCCCGCGCCCCGGGAGCCGTACCTGCGGGCGTTGCGCGGCGGCTTCGCGTACCTGCGCACCGACCGGACGCTGATGATCATGCTGCTGGTGGTCTCGGTGTCGAACATGTTCGCCAACGCCAGCGTCGCGGTCTGGATCCCGCTCTGGGTCAACCAGGTGCTCGGCGACCCGGCCGGCTTCGGCCTGCTGCTCGGTGTGTTCTCGGCCGGCGCGCTGCTGGGCAACGTGCTGTTCACGATGTTCGGCACCCGGCTGCCCGCCGGGACGACGTTCGCGCTGGGGCTGACGCTCAGCGGCGCGCCCCGGCTGCTCGCGCTGGCGCTCAGCGACGACCTGGTCGTGGTGCTGGTGGTGACGTTCCTGTCCGGCATCGGCATCGCGGCGGTGAACCCGCTGCTCGGCGCGTCGCTCTACCAGCGGGTGCCGGGCGAGCTGCAGACCCGGGTGCTGGGCATCTCCGGGTCGGTGGCGTTCCTCGGCCTGCCCGTTGGCGCGCTGCTCGGCGGCTGGTCGGTGGCGCTGCTCGACCTGACCCCGGCGCTGCTGGTGATGTCGGTGGTCTGCCTGCTGCTGACCGTGGGACCGCTGCTGCTGACCCGCGCGTCCCGGCGCCCGGAGGTGAAGCCGGCCACGCCGACACCGGTCTGA